A single Arachidicoccus sp. BS20 DNA region contains:
- a CDS encoding ROK family protein: MLSVPVSQQMAIGIDIGGTNTVFGIVDHRGEISYRGAISTKKHDKFEDYIDELYEAILPAINQFGIDKLIRGIGIGAPNGNFYTGKIEYAPNLPWKGEIALAEIIQAKFNLPAALTNDANAAAVGEMTYGAAKGMKDFIMITLGTGVGSGIVVNGELVYGHDGFAGELGHTIIVPGGRKHWSTGVHGSLETYTSATGVTLTAIELLEKYKDKPSILRNYDTDEIDSRLIYDCAIQGDEIAKETYYFTGEILGKALANFVMFSSPEAIILFGGLCKAGSLLFQPTKKHMEENLLPIFQNKVQIIPSELKESDAAILGASALVWELK, from the coding sequence ATGTTATCAGTTCCTGTTTCTCAGCAAATGGCTATCGGTATTGACATTGGCGGCACCAATACCGTGTTTGGAATCGTTGACCATAGAGGCGAAATAAGCTACCGTGGCGCCATATCCACAAAAAAACACGATAAATTTGAAGACTACATAGATGAATTGTACGAAGCAATTTTACCTGCAATCAATCAGTTCGGTATAGATAAACTTATCAGAGGTATCGGCATAGGTGCACCTAACGGAAATTTTTACACGGGCAAAATAGAATACGCACCCAACCTTCCATGGAAAGGAGAAATTGCACTGGCAGAAATTATTCAGGCAAAATTTAACCTGCCGGCGGCTTTGACCAACGATGCAAACGCAGCAGCCGTGGGCGAAATGACTTACGGTGCAGCAAAAGGCATGAAAGATTTCATCATGATTACTTTGGGAACCGGAGTTGGCAGCGGAATCGTTGTAAACGGCGAATTGGTTTATGGGCACGATGGATTTGCCGGCGAGCTTGGACATACTATCATTGTTCCGGGAGGACGCAAACACTGGTCAACAGGCGTTCACGGCTCATTGGAAACATACACTTCGGCTACAGGCGTTACGTTGACAGCTATTGAATTACTTGAAAAATACAAAGACAAGCCAAGTATTTTACGTAATTACGATACAGATGAAATCGACAGTCGTTTAATTTACGACTGCGCTATTCAGGGCGATGAAATCGCAAAAGAAACCTATTATTTCACAGGAGAAATTTTAGGGAAAGCGCTGGCAAATTTCGTGATGTTTTCTTCTCCCGAAGCGATTATTTTATTCGGTGGATTATGTAAGGCGGGAAGCCTTCTTTTTCAACCGACCAAAAAGCACATGGAAGAAAATTTGTTGCCTATTTTTCAAAACAAAGTTCAAATCATACCAAGCGAATTAAAAGAATCTGACGCAGCTATTCTTGGTGCGAGCGCATTGGTTTGGGAATTAAAATAA
- a CDS encoding GH92 family glycosyl hydrolase, with protein sequence MKKISLALIFAGFGATASFGQHNNNDILQYVNPLIGSAAHGHVFVGANVPFGAVQVGPTNFTRGWDWCSGYHYSDSVMVGFSQLHLSGTGIGDLGDVLMMPYEGAVKTNPHEYADIYSHNDEKVSPGFYYVKLKKSGIKVELSSSKRVAFHKYIFPAQDSARVIVDLQQGIGWDSATHTFIKILDKNTIIGYRFSTGWAADQRLWFAIKTSKPIVSFAAFSHGNFISNDSLASNDVKGILSFGKDVGEVDFKVGISPVSPENALANIRAEIPGWDFDKVVENAQNEWRKALSIVHLESNDAAKKTTFYTALYHTMIDPVLFNDADGSYRGTDKKVYAHAAFNNYSVFSLWDTYRALNPLMTVLHPEVVNDFVNSMLAIYQQQGKLPIWHLMGNETDCMVGYSAVPVIADAILKGFKGFDVKLAFKAMKASANRDDYGLKYLKELGYIPSDKENESVSKALEYAVDDGSIALVAKYLNKQADYELYKKRSEYYKKYFDTKTQFMRGILSNGQFHEPFNPFQSVHTKSDYTEGNAWQYIWLAPQDVHGLIKLFGSDASFIKKLDSLFVVTGDLGANASPDISGLIGMYAQGDEPEHHVPYLYAFAGQQWKTAEKVHEISTKFYTDKIDGLCGNDDCGQMSAWYVISSLGFYQVNPSNGIFVFGTPAFDKASIEVNGKRFTVKADNLSDSNIYIQSVQLNGENYSKSYITYKDIMNGGTLEFTMGSTPNKNFGTANTDRP encoded by the coding sequence ATGAAAAAAATATCATTAGCCCTGATTTTTGCAGGCTTCGGCGCAACTGCAAGTTTTGGGCAACACAACAACAACGATATTTTACAATATGTGAATCCATTGATTGGCTCAGCGGCACATGGTCATGTGTTTGTAGGTGCAAATGTGCCTTTTGGCGCAGTGCAGGTTGGTCCTACGAATTTTACACGAGGTTGGGACTGGTGTTCAGGTTATCATTATTCCGATAGTGTAATGGTAGGTTTTTCGCAACTGCATTTAAGCGGCACGGGCATCGGCGATTTAGGCGATGTATTGATGATGCCGTACGAAGGTGCTGTCAAAACCAATCCGCATGAATATGCCGACATTTATTCCCACAATGATGAAAAAGTTTCTCCGGGATTTTACTACGTAAAACTAAAAAAATCAGGCATAAAAGTAGAACTTAGTTCAAGCAAACGGGTTGCATTTCACAAATACATTTTTCCCGCACAAGACTCCGCACGTGTAATTGTAGATTTACAGCAAGGTATTGGCTGGGATTCGGCTACACACACTTTTATAAAAATACTGGATAAAAATACGATTATCGGCTATCGTTTTTCAACGGGTTGGGCTGCCGACCAACGCTTGTGGTTTGCAATTAAAACGTCGAAACCTATTGTATCATTTGCCGCGTTCAGTCATGGAAATTTTATCTCTAATGATTCTCTCGCTTCCAATGATGTGAAAGGTATTTTATCTTTTGGAAAAGATGTTGGCGAAGTCGATTTCAAAGTCGGCATTTCTCCCGTAAGTCCGGAAAATGCTTTGGCAAATATCCGGGCAGAAATTCCCGGTTGGGATTTCGATAAAGTTGTAGAGAATGCACAAAACGAATGGCGAAAAGCCTTGTCAATAGTGCATCTTGAGTCCAATGATGCTGCGAAGAAAACAACTTTTTACACGGCTTTATACCACACAATGATTGACCCCGTTTTGTTCAATGATGCAGACGGCTCATACCGCGGCACAGACAAAAAAGTGTATGCGCACGCAGCTTTTAACAACTATTCGGTATTCTCTTTGTGGGATACTTACCGCGCGTTAAATCCCTTGATGACTGTATTGCATCCCGAAGTCGTAAACGATTTTGTAAACTCAATGCTCGCTATTTATCAGCAGCAAGGCAAATTACCAATATGGCATTTAATGGGCAATGAAACAGATTGCATGGTTGGCTACAGCGCAGTTCCGGTAATTGCCGATGCCATTTTAAAAGGTTTTAAAGGCTTTGATGTGAAGCTTGCATTTAAAGCGATGAAAGCATCTGCCAACAGGGACGATTACGGACTAAAATATTTAAAAGAACTTGGATATATTCCTTCGGATAAAGAAAATGAATCTGTTTCCAAAGCGCTGGAATACGCTGTAGATGACGGCTCGATTGCTTTGGTGGCAAAATATTTAAACAAGCAAGCCGATTACGAACTATACAAAAAGCGCTCTGAGTATTATAAAAAATATTTCGATACCAAAACACAATTCATGCGCGGCATTTTATCCAATGGACAATTCCATGAACCGTTCAATCCTTTCCAATCAGTTCATACCAAAAGCGATTATACCGAAGGTAATGCGTGGCAATATATTTGGCTCGCTCCGCAGGACGTACATGGCTTGATAAAATTATTTGGCAGTGATGCATCGTTTATAAAAAAATTAGACAGTCTGTTTGTCGTTACCGGCGATTTAGGAGCGAATGCTTCGCCCGATATTTCCGGCTTGATTGGAATGTATGCTCAAGGCGACGAACCCGAACATCATGTTCCGTATTTGTACGCTTTCGCGGGACAACAATGGAAAACCGCTGAGAAAGTACATGAAATTTCTACAAAGTTTTATACTGATAAAATCGACGGTTTGTGCGGCAATGACGACTGCGGACAAATGAGTGCTTGGTATGTAATTTCCTCTTTGGGATTCTACCAGGTAAATCCGTCGAATGGCATTTTTGTATTCGGTACACCGGCTTTCGATAAAGCATCGATAGAAGTTAATGGAAAACGATTTACTGTAAAGGCAGACAACCTTTCTGACAGCAATATTTATATTCAATCTGTACAACTGAACGGGGAAAATTATTCCAAATCATACATTACATACAAAGATATTATGAACGGCGGTACATTAGAATTTACAATGGGTTCTACACCTAATAAAAACTTTGGTACAGCAAATACTGATAGACCATGA